The following nucleotide sequence is from Triticum dicoccoides isolate Atlit2015 ecotype Zavitan chromosome 7B, WEW_v2.0, whole genome shotgun sequence.
TCAGCGGTGCATGGGGCAAGGAGTGCATTATTCATCTTAGCCGACACCCTTCTACGTACCAGAGATAAAATCTCCTGATCCGGTTGCAGAACTTCAGAAGTGACAAGATTTCCAAAATAGTTTGTGGTGTGATCCTTCAGTTCCGTTCATTGTTGCCAGACGCCAAAATTATCATGGAGTCTCTTAATATTATTTCTCTTTTTCCTAGTTGTAGCCGCATTACAAAATAAAGAGGTATTACTATCCCCATGCATCGACCAATTTGCTCGACCTCTCTGTATCTAGAAAATTGCTTCTTGattcaaaatattttcaataagCACTACAACTTCCTTTTGTTGAGATCGTGACTCTGTATTTAGAGGACCACACCACAGTCTctctaattccttttttaatttgttGATTCTGCATTTTGGACCCTTCAGAGTATCATGATCccgagtatgttgtatgcatattcGCATGCACCGCTCGGGTCCGAGCCACGAGAGATGGACCAATACTTGCAAtcttggccttttcccaagccgacTTCACGATTTCCTCAACTGTCTATTCTTTGAGCAATCTTGCTTCAATTTGTTTTACACGGCCCTTCGAACAACTAAATACATTACCATGAAAATAATCCACATCCAGAATCAAAGGGTGGTGCTCCGAGTGTACATGTTACTAATTGATAACCGCAACCCAAGGAAATTTATTTGCCATTCCGCATTACACATAGCCTGGTCAAGTCTTTCCTTGATGTCCCCTCTTCTGCAAGTAATGGGATCGCCAATGAAACACATATCATCCAAAGCGCACTATGTAAGACAATCATGAAAATATTTCATCATAGCATTAGGTCTCATACTGCCGCCCTCTTCTTCCGAATAGTATACAATTATAAAATCCCCTAAAACCATCCAAGGATGGCGCCTTTATTATGCAAATTACGGATATCATTCCAAGATATATGGCAATCACTCCAAGACAAATGACCATAGAAACTCGTAAAGTGCCATTGTACAACATAAGCATGCATATAAAAACATAAAAAGCTGACAGAAAAAACCTGAGTGATAGTAGCTAGTGTGTTGGTTCATGCCACGACGAACATCGGCGTTGACAATGAGGGCCGACAAACGAAATAACATGTTGCACCCTAGGCCATTGCTCAGCTCGCATGTGTAAGGAAAAAACAGCCAATACGAATATCTAGCCTTTAGATCCGACGGTCAGTGAAGTGAATGACACCAATTTATTTCTCAGCTACTAGCTGAGTTCCCGCAAAACAGATACATTTGTATCCTTTTTCTGGTTTTTATTTATCGATAATGTTTTCTAGAGAACGTCAGCTAGGAGGGGAATGCCAAGTGAATGTTTTTCCCTGACAGTGTTAGTTGCTTCGCGAGATTAAACGACGACAATTTTAATTGAAAAATGCCTTCTTCTAAATAAACAGTCATGTTGTTCTGAAGAGTTGCCATCACCTCACAACTATAACTAAGATCAAAACTGTTTGAAATGCCACCCCTAGTAGTGAATGTTGGGAGCTCATTTTTACGATATAGAAAATCCAAATTTTTTTGCTCGCCATGTGGGAAAGTGACTTAAACAGATCATGAAACATTGGCATTAGATCAGCTTAATATATCCCAACATCTCTTATAAAATTCTACTGGAAAGTCATTCGGGCAGGTGGCTTATTATTCTTCATTTGCGAAATCACCACGAAAACCTCCTTTTCTGTGAAAGGAGTAGTGAGTAACTCGTTCTCATCCTCTCTTAGCTGTGGTGCATCCTCAACCATATCCTCGTTGCCTGAAACAAAATTCACTACTGGTGCCCCAAATAACTTTTTATAAAAGTTGGAAATGTACAACTTTAGGTTCTCATGCCCTACTATTGTACCCTCGTCCTATTCAAGTTGGATAATCTTCTTTTTTCTATATTTCCCATTCACAATCATATGAAAAAATTGAGTATTATTATCCCCTTGAACCACCTGACGCAATTTAGCTCTAAGTGCCTATTTGGTCTCCTCTTCTCTAAGAATCTTTGCCAGACTGACCTCAGCCTCACGTTTAGCTCCTCGTTCACTTGTATCAAGCGAATTAGTCTCAACTTTTATATCGAGATCATTAATGAAATTAAGTAACCTTTCTTTTGTTGCTTGTAGATACCACTTTCATTTTTAGCCCATCCCCTCAAAAACTTTCTCAGATGTCTAATTCAAATTGCCATCTGTCAATGTTCGAATCTCCCCTCTGCTCTGAGGCCCATTCCATGGCTATCAAAGCAAGGAAGCCATCCCTCTCAAACCACAAAAGTTCGAAAGAGAAGACCTCCTTGTTGCCTCTGTGAACCGCCTCACCCGAGTCAACAAGCAGGAGTTGTGATAGGATATCCTGTTTGTAACGCACACACCGTTACCAAAGGCATCTCGGTAGCGTTTTTAATCATCATTTTACTAACCTACCTCTAACAAGAGCTGCATCCTGGTAGCCCTTTGAATCAGGGAGGGCCGTTTTGGCTCCCGGGAGCATATGCTCGcggatgaacagtaaattcaagaaaatgtaaaaaatcaaaaattctgtttttttgtaGATGTTGGTGTAACACCCCAAGTGTAATCCTTCCCACTTTGTAACTTTTCCAACCTTGGTCATGAGTATTTCCATGTGGGTTTCATTATATGGCTTATTCATCTTTGTTTTGCATTGTCTCTTTATCTGTTGCATgccatgctcatctttgtttgttgcattgtgcctcttgtcattttgcatttcatcatgATCATTATGTGCATTACACTATTATTTATGAAGTGACTTGATATGGGCTTCTATTCTTGGCGGGGTCTCCCCAGATTCCTAAGAATAAGATCACATATTGGGCATGCCAAGTTCGTGTTACTATCGCAAGCATGCTTGAAAATTTTCATGCGAAAAGGAGCAGTAGTGTTTCGACGGTGAAAAAAACAAATTTGGCGTGCCATTTGGTCTTCAATTTGTTTTTCTTTTGCACATGCCAAAATGCTTAACTTTTTGTCTCAAAATTTGCAGGTAGCATTTGTATGTGACAGACCACATAAAAAATTGTCTTGATATTTTTTACATTTGAAAAATTATTTTTGGGCCCATGCTCCCGGGAGCCAAATTGAGTTTCCATTTCAATCATCCTTTTACTATTCCTTGGTTCGATTCGTCAGCTAAGAGGGTCCTTTTCTTAAAAAATAAAGATAATCATCAAAAAGCAAAGAAATCGGTAGCGAAAGACTACATTTCCAGTTTTTTAATGACGCGTGATCCACGCTCCAAATATTCTGCTCGGGTCACCAATGATGATATAGCATGGCACCGCTGCGGTAATGCACACCTTATCAATCACATGGCAGTCCAACAACTCCAATACCATGGCGACCAACGCAGCCAGTGCTCCGGCAGGCCCTATCCCGTTCAAGGATGTTGTCGTGGACAACGTCGACCTGGTCGCCACCATGCCGGCTGAGAGGTCTTCGGAAGACCACGACGATGTCCTGGTATCGGCGCTGCCGAGCAAGCCGATGGTCGGCAGCACGCAGAACAAGCTCCGCTGCTACTTGGGCTTCTGGCTGCCGGAGACCTTCGTCCCGGCGGCCATCGGCCTGCAGCGCCGCTTCGTACCCCGCCCCGACGACGTCATCATCGCCAGCCTGCCCAAGTGCGGCACCACGTGGCTCAACGCCCTGGCGTTCGCGACGATGGCGCGCCGCTGTTACCCGCCCGCCGGCGCCGACCACCCACTCCTCCGCCTCAGCCCGCACCAGTGCGTGCCTTTTCTGGACGCTCTCTTCGCCGGAGGCGGCCGGGAGGCCAGGCTGGACGTGCTCCCGTCCCCGCGCCTCATGTACACGCACATGCCGCACGAGATGCTGCCGCGCGCCGGCGGCTGCAGGGTCGTGTACATCTGCAGGGAGCCCAAGGACACGGCCGTGTCGCTGTGGCAGTTCCGCCGGAGCATGCACCCGGAGCTGCCGTTCCTCGACACCTTCGAGTCCATCTGCAGCGGCGCCAACACGTACGGGCCGTTCTGGGACCACATCCTCGGGTACTGGCGCGCCAGCGAGTCGTGGCCGGAGAACGTGCTCTTCTTGAGGTACGAGAAGCTGCTGCGCGACCCGGCCGGAAACGTGAGAAAGCTCGCGCGGTTCGTCGGCGTGCCGTTctccgaggcggaggaggaggccggcgtcgTCCGCGGCATCGTCGAGCTCTGCAGCCTCGGGAGCCTGAGGAGCGTGGAGGTGAACAGGACGGGCTACATGGACGGCCTCAAGTTCCCGCGCAAGGCCCTCTTCCGCAAGGGCGTGGCCGGCGACTGGGCGAACCACATGACGCCGGAGATGGCGCGCCGCATGGACGATATCGTCGCCGACAAGCTCCGCGCCACGGGGCTTACATTCCAGTGAGCTCAGAGACGAGATCAATTTAATCATTTCCGTAACTTTATTACCAGCCAAATGTTTCAGTTTATCATAAGCAAGCATACACGATCACGCTTCCGCGTCACACGATATTCATCGGATTACTTTAATTCAGATCACAACTTCACAAGTGAAACGCACACAGCTCGCATACACAAGCATACACCGCAGTAACAGTACTCCTGAACCCGGTCGGTTCATGGCGGCCTCACAGCTTGCTGGAGACCGCGATGGGCCTGGTCCGGGGCCGGGCCGGGGCGGGCTCCTTGGGCACGACGACGATGAGCTCGCCGTTGTCGACGCTGGCCCTGATCTGCTCCACCCTGACGTGCTCCGGCAGCGCCACCTCCCGCGCGAACTCCGGCTTCCCGCGCTCCGCCACGTGCCACACCGCCGCCTCCTCGTTTCCCTCGTTTCCCTTCTCCTTGGCCGCGCCCCTgacgctgagcacgttgccgtcctCCACCTGGACCTTGACGTCGTCTTTGCCCAGCCCCGGGACGTTGATCCTGAGGACGTGGGAGGTCGGGGTCTCCACCCAGTCCATGGCGGCCGTGGCGGAGGCTAAGGGGCGGGCGTAGAGGAGCCGCCGGAAGGGGCTTCCCCCGAAGAAGAGGTCCGCCATTGACTGGAACGGGAGAACTAGCTCGGATGGGATCGGCTGCGACtgcagttgaggtcttgaggatcgCACGGTTGGGAATTGCTGTTGCGGTCTCGGCGTCGGCGAGTTGGGAAAAAGGCGAACGAACTGGAACGATGGGGGCGATAAATCTGGAAGGGTTTGCGGCGTCGACGTCAGAGCGATGGTTCGAGAGACACGGAGAGAGAGCAACTCGCTGGATAATGGCGTAGTAGATGGGAGAAGCTTCTGGAGTCTGTACTCCTGTGGAACAGTTCCTTCAGCTGGTTGCTTAGGGCATCtctagccgttggccccccagggggcgtcaaaaagcgccgcctgggggtgagccggcgcaaaaaatggtcCTGGGGCGAGTCGGCCCCCAGCCGTCGGCCCCAGGGCCGTCCCTAGGCGCGTATTAAAAAAAAATGAGacgttcggcgaagttatgataaaaactaaTTAAATTTCAGCTAAACATGACAAATTTCGTCTAAACATAGCAAATTTCGGCGAAATTCGTCATTTTCAtgacattaacctaatctaaaaaagaaaggcgCTGAAGTCGTCGCCCccatcgtcggcggcggcggccttctcctccttgacgtgggcgtccctgctggacccggcgtcgccatggcggactggcggcggcgcgtcgtcgtcgtcgtcgtcgctgtccataggacgacgaccccgtcttcatcgcggccgcgtcggcgctcttcgaagcggcgcagggcggcgcgctggcgctccttcaccttctcctggcgcgccttctccatcgcaatggagtcctggcgcgcccattctagggccgcgtcgtcgtcgtcgaactccgccttcaccggcgcaAGCCccagctccgtcttcaccggcgccagccccggctccgtctttggcttgacgaagcgcggaggagccaaCGAGGACGAGGCgccccggccgccctcgttgatgacgatgccggcgctgcgagtgcgccgaccGAGCGGCGACtcagccgcgggctcggccttgacgccgagcagggccggagtgccggaggagtgcaaCGAGGatcgggaggaagaagaggaggaggaggagctcccccggcgctgagcctccaccccgatggcccggcgcgcatgtccgacgGCAccaggatgttcgcctggaacaggagccaggactcctgttcgcggagagaacggcggccgaagccgttggccgccgcctcgtctccggggaagcatTCTGCCATGGcaacggcggggcggggcgggctcgggagaggtagagggaggggccggagggcggcgctcgggagaggcagggagagggagggggttggacggcggcgaggggggaCTGGTctgggcacaggcgagtggaggCCGCTGGCTTTTATAGCtgggccgcgcccgtgtgtacgcgtgcgcgggaagggaggcgtcggcgcgccgccccgtgaagcgccgcccgtgaggaatcaatggcaaggctgaccggcggcagccttgccattgattccccgcgggaaaccgaggccgttgggggaagacgaggcgccgagtcgctgacacggctggcccgcgtctttttcgcgccaaaacagctcgccccggcgcccccgggctccccccagcgcgccgggttcgggctgggtccgccggcgctgttttcggcccaagccggcgaaaatcaggctcctgggggcgcgactgggccgttttttcggcgtcgacgcgaaaaaaacgcctggggaggccttcctgggggcgcggctggagatgcccttagcaacCGCAAATTTTCTTCCGCATTTGTCAGCCGACACAAATGAAAGAGGTAGATGTCCAACGCTAATGACATATATTTAGATTTTTTTTTCAACAAATTGGATGAAATTCATACAACATGGCCGGATTTCATATAACCATGACGGATTTTACAAACATTACAGATTTGGTTACATTTCAAACATTCAGAACAAATAAAAGACCTGCCCCTAAACTTGTCATATGGCGACGGCGGCCGGCATCCAAGCCCGTGTTGTCATCAGCCGGCTCCATGAGCACTGGCgataagacccgtgaagtgaaggtgtggtTTTCGGCGAGAAAGAGTAGAACACGAGAGACGGACCAACCCACATGGGACACAAGGCACCGCCGCCTCCCATGGCCTAGTCATTATCTAAGGAGTTTGCGACCTGTCCGTCGCTGGTGGACATGAGGTACACGATGGAAATGGTGGCACCAGATCTGTCTTGGTCCCATCGGGCCGCTGATGAATCGTCGGCGGCGAGTAGGAAGCGCAGCTGGCGTTGCTCTCCTCCGCGATGGCAGTTGCGCCTTCGCGGCGCCGCTTCCTGGCGAGCGGCGGCTTGAGAGCGAACGACATTGTAGATGGCACACTGCTCCGCTACGAAGTTAGGGTTCGCCATGGCCATGGCCGCCACAGCCTCCTCGCTCGCACACTCGCGGTAGATCTGGCCCTCTGCCAGCCGGTGCTGCTCCAGGAGGAACATGTTGTACCGTTGTTCCTCCTGCGCCTGCTGGAACGCCGGCGCAGGCTAGACCTCCGTCATGGCAGCGTTGAAGTGCACTTGCGCTTGCTCTATGATGAAGCCGGTGAGCACAGGAGGCGTGGGAGCCGGGACGGAGTCATCGGAGCCCATCTCCATCATGGTGTTGTCCTCATCGTCGGAGACCTCGGGCGAGCTGGCCGACAAGCCGGCCTCGATCCGCCTGGCACGACGGCTATGCCATGTGGCGGTAAGGCTGGCCACCGCGTGCTTCATCTTCGGCAACAGACTGTCTCACAGTGCTTTCTCGCTGGCGGTCATGATGTATGTGGAGGAAAGAAGGAGGATGTGGGGCGGATGTGTTGTGCTATGGACATAGCCGGGAGTGGCTGCTCTTAAATAGTGGATTTCGGTGAAGTCGGACGTTAATGTGGGACACCAGAGTGGCTTTTTCGGCCGGCGAGCCTGCTTAATGGCGGCATACGGACAGACGGGGTATTGAACAGGCGTGATAGATATCCGTCCCGTCCCGTCCAGTCACGCATCTCCGGCTTTGAACAGGCATGAAGACCGGAGATGTGCAGCAGGCGACTTCCTTGTCCGGTGCGCCGCTTCAATTGCGGAGGCAGTGAGAGGCCGCATCCGGCCTGAGATGTCTTCAATGTTGAGCAGCGGGCTCTACAacagcatgaatgcgggcagctggcaccgGGCAGGAACGCACGCTAACGAGGGAGGAGCATTTTTGATGGGCCAGAGCGGTCAGAAGCAGGCTTGGGATCGGTCCAGACTCCCGCAAACCTGTCCACGTTAGTCTCTAGTTTGCGGGAGAAATAGCGTACGGACCGCTGCGCGGACCGATACAGGTCGgtgtcggatggcttccgcagtcTGGGCAACATGGTCCAACGATTGCGGGAGGTTTGCAGGTCCGTTTTGAAGATGCCTTTAGAAATGCATCCGCAACATTTGTAAATGAGAGAAGCGTATGAAAGAATATTCATGTCCTTCCGATTCAACCTCGAATCGACCCCTCCAAATAAGGCGGACGCTACAAATAAGTTAACTTATTTGTGCCAGTTTTAAGTCGCCTCCGTAACCATCCGATCAAACGAGTCCCCGCCGTCCGATCCAGATCCAAACTCGGGCAGGAGTGGTCGTTGACACCGCAAACTATTGCAACGAAACTCGCGTTGCAACGCAACAAGGCCAAAACAGACCGCACCTCACCTGGCCCCCGCAGGTCGCGGGCGGCGACGGCTGCCGCTCCCCCACACCTAGCGGCCCACCGTCCCGTGTCGCTTCGTCAGAGAACTCAACATATGCAGCAGATCCGGCAGTGCCCCACCGCCCCGAATCATCGCAACGCGTCTCCCCCGACCCCCTGCATCGACCCCAATGGCGCATCATATCTACAGGGATATCACTacaaaaatatgtcaactagtgaccttctgtcagtgaccctggaagaactgGCAtatatctatgaccatttgagaccaattggtcaaaagctgtttggggggctccaaaccctaaaccattgcggccattttggtcagaaaagtcataatttccttacacgaaatggtcataaagcaaacagtgctggtccgctgccttatttctagttgttaacgaccaatatagatggtcatagccttgtaaattgtggtgggttgtgatgactaggcgccatctcatcagttttgcctatgtgtcatgtccatgtgtcaatttttgccctaggttgtgaagcaacctatatttctgttatttcaaaaattcccaaaaaattctcataaattgtttggatcatatcttcatcaaatatgtcaaaaaccttccttgcctagttcaaaa
It contains:
- the LOC119341356 gene encoding cytosolic sulfotransferase 5-like is translated as MATNAASAPAGPIPFKDVVVDNVDLVATMPAERSSEDHDDVLVSALPSKPMVGSTQNKLRCYLGFWLPETFVPAAIGLQRRFVPRPDDVIIASLPKCGTTWLNALAFATMARRCYPPAGADHPLLRLSPHQCVPFLDALFAGGGREARLDVLPSPRLMYTHMPHEMLPRAGGCRVVYICREPKDTAVSLWQFRRSMHPELPFLDTFESICSGANTYGPFWDHILGYWRASESWPENVLFLRYEKLLRDPAGNVRKLARFVGVPFSEAEEEAGVVRGIVELCSLGSLRSVEVNRTGYMDGLKFPRKALFRKGVAGDWANHMTPEMARRMDDIVADKLRATGLTFQ
- the LOC119341357 gene encoding 16.0 kDa heat shock protein, peroxisomal-like, whose amino-acid sequence is MADLFFGGSPFRRLLYARPLASATAAMDWVETPTSHVLRINVPGLGKDDVKVQVEDGNVLSVRGAAKEKGNEGNEEAAVWHVAERGKPEFAREVALPEHVRVEQIRASVDNGELIVVVPKEPAPARPRTRPIAVSSKL